Below is a genomic region from Chloracidobacterium sp..
TGGCGGTCTGGCGCCACCAGATGCCCAATCCAGAGCGCCGCATCCAGCGAGAGCGCCTCAGGCATGCCTTCCGGTGAGACCGGCGAGGTGAGCGGCAACAACCACTCCCACATCTGCCACGGCGCTGGCCGGCTGGGCAGCGGAACATCACTAACCGTGCCGTTTCGAAAGACAAACCGCCCCTCTGAAAGATACTTCCGGCGAAACAGCGCTGCGCCGGCTTGCAGGGCTTCGTCAACAATACGCCTTGCGACTTCATCCGTCGGCAGCCCGCCGCCCAGAATCGTTGGGTCGGACAAACACACCAAACGCTTGAGCGCCCAGACATCATCGGTGTCGAGCGCGCCCGGCAGCCAGTGGACGCCTAAGTCATCAGCTCGCAAAGCCTCCAGATCGAAATCGGCTTGACCGGCGCGGCGTGGAAAGTGGACGCGCATCTGGTAATCGTTGCTCCGATGGGACTGAGCCGGCTCCCAGATAATCCCCAGCGCATCTTGGCGGATAACATGCCAGAGGCTGGCGCACTGAAGACTCCACAACTTATCGCCCTGTTGGGCAAAACCGACTGGAAAGTCTTCAAACAGGAGGCTTCCAGAGGCCAGCAGGGCAAGGTTGATGCGCGGATCATTGTCCGACAGCGCCCTGGCATGAGCCGTCACAAGGCTGTCGAGAGCTTCGCCGGGGTGGAGTGGAAAGCGGTATTCACGATTTTCAGGGTCGTCGCCAGTGACGATGACGTTCTTCGCCAGCGCCTTGATTTGCTGAAGCAAGGCCGCCGACAACTTGTAGGTCGGCTTCTGGCCATACAGGTCATAAAACAAGATACCGTTGGTCAGGTCGGCCACCGTCGCTGGAATGCCGGCCAGCGAGTGCATGAGAATCGCCTTGAGCAGCATGCGCGTATGCAAACGCTGCCCTTGGCTGATGCGTGGAATAACCGCCTCCACCGCTTGATCGTAGTTCTCAAAGGCATGGGCTAGCGACGGCGTACTCCGCAGCATCGGCTCAAGCACGTCAAACATTTCGTCCACAGTGAAGAGGCTTTCCGCCGGCCGGTTCCGAATCCGCTCCGCCGCCTTCAATGCGAAGGCTGGAAAGGAAAAACCACTCAGGTAGCGCCGCAGCCGAACACCAATGTCCCATGCCATCGGATGGAGCGGGTACAGGTTGATGAGCCGCTGTTCATCCAGCTGAAGCTTAGGCAACTTGTGTTGTAGTTGTTCCCGCACTTGGGTGACGGCGTGCCGCTGCCGGGCGTTTTTGGTCAGCAAGTGCGCGCCAATAAGCGCTGGAATGGCGTTTTCACCGAGGTATTCAATGACATACCTGCCAAGCAACGCGCTTACCTGTTCCGCCGACAGCCGCCGTCCGCGGGCGCTGTCGAGTAGAGTGTCCGTCGCCGACACATAGACGCACAACGGCGCTTGCTGTGAGACACGGCTCAGGAGTTCAAGCGTCCCCACCACAACGCCTGCCGTCCGAGGCGTTCGCTCATAGAGCAGGTCGTCAAGACCGTCAATCACGATGACCACCCCATCAGTCGGCGGCAACGACCGACAGGCAGTAAGCAGGTCGTCCACCATCGGCGTCACACCATCCGGCGGCGGCGTGGAAGTCGTCAGCATGTAGCTCAGGAAGCGCGCCAAGTAGTCCAGCGGGGCAAGCGTAGTGTCCGACCGGCTGACTTGCCCACTGTAAAAACTGACGATATGCCAACGCCGTGACCCAAGCTGGGCATGAATCTCCTGCAACCGCTGTGAAACCTGACCAAGCGGTTTGCCTGCAAACTGCGCCAGCGCATGCACCAACCGTAACAGAAACGATTTGCCGCTACCCGGCGGCCCAACCAGCAATGACGCCCGATGACCGGCGGGTGTCGGTATGATCAACCGTTCGCTCAGACGCTGAAGAACATCGCCGAACTCATACGTCAGCAATGCCCGCTGGAGCAGGTCACGCTCCCACCCAGGCGTAGAGAAATCCACTGGCGTGAACTCAGCGACATTGAGGCAGTCTCGAATTTTTGAAGCCATAGGTCAAAGCTGGCAACGCCGTCAGACAGCACACGGCGTCCTCAACGCCAAGATGCGCAACTAGTTTTCCGAGCAAACGTCAGGCATCGGGTTTGAGATGTTATGGGCACCGTGTCTAGTGTTTACGCCCATCATACTCGCCCCACAGGCGGGACGCCATGCTTCACGAGGGGTTTCTCAATCCTAGGTTTAGCTCCGTGAGCGGGCGCGGTTGGTGGGCTGTCGCGCCGGATTCAGTTTCCCAGATGAAGAACGGGCGCGCACCGCCGTCACCAAGCGTAGGTAGGCCGCCGCCGCTCGATACCGCACGGCGTCTTTGGGGTCTTGAAAGAGCGGCACAAGGTCACGTCGCGCCACTGTCTGTTCACTCATCGCCAGCGCATGAACGGCGGCGGCGCGAACCGTCCAATCTTCATCTGTCAACGCCTCGCGCAGCATGGCGACGGTTTCGGCGTCCTTGACAGGCGGTAGAACGGCGATGGCCTGCGCACGGCCTGAGAGGTTAGCGTCCGCCAGCAGCCCTGCCAACGAGGAAAGTCCCATGCCAAGGCCCGGCACGGGCATAAACCCGATCCCATACCGAAAAGCCAGCCGGAAAAAGCCGCCGGGCGTTTTCATCGAACGAAACAACGCGCGGCGCTGACTTGAAAAATACCCTGATTTGGCTCGCCGCTCGCCGGCCACGATGTCGAGGAGGGCCTGTTTTCCGTCCGCATTCCCGTGCGCATAGAGCGCTTTGGCAGCAGCGAAGGCGACTTCCGGCGTCTCACTGTTCAGGGCCTTTCTGAGCAATGGCACGGCGCGCGGGTCGCGCAAGCCAGCGAGCGTAGCGCAGGCGGCAACCTGAACGTGCATGTCCTTATCAGCGATAGCGGTTTCCAGCAGCGGGAAGGGATCGTTCTCAACGCGGGTCAAGCTCAACGCTATGACAACTTCGCGCCGTCGGTCGGCGTTTCGCTCGGTCAACCCCTGCGCCAAGATGATCCGCGCCGCTTCAAGAGCAGCCCCGCGTTCCTCCGGCGTTTCTTCCTTCGCCGGTTGCGGAGAGCCGACCGCTGTACCACTTGCTACTGTACCACCCGCTACGCCAGTGGCGACGCTGAGCGGCGACTGCGCGTTTGCCGTTACGGCTAGCAAGCCACTCAGCAGCAGCACGCTGCTTTGTCGCCGGACGGAACTTTCTGACTTGCTCCGCAGAGACATTTTTTTCACGCCAAGTCGAGTCAAAAACAGCAGCCGGACGGCGGCTGCGTCCACCACCGCCTTGTCGAAAGCCTGTCCCTCAGAGATTGCTCTACAGCGTCATGGAGCCGGAAGCCACTCCATTTCTACGGAACGGCGGCTTAGGCATCGCTACCGGCAGAACGCCATCGTCATCTTTCAAAGATCTTTACAACTCAAGGCGACGACGTTCCCTGTCGGGAAGCGACTACAGCGCTAACACGCGCTCCAACATTCGACCCGCCCGGAACATCCGGCTTTCCTCAAAGGCAGGAGCGATGATCTGGAGGCCGATCGGTAGCCCTTCGACGCTCTTTCCGCAGGGCAAACTCATACCGGGTACGCCGGCCAGGTTGAGCGTTACGGTGTAGATGTCCGACAGATACATCTGCAGGGGGTCGCCCGTCTTCTCACCCAGTTTGAAAGCAGGCGTCGGCGTGGTGGGCGTCACGATGACCTCGCATTGTTCAAATGCGCGGTCGAAATCACGCCGCAAAAGCGTCCGCACCTTCTGCGCTTTCAGGTAATAGGCGTCGTAGTAGCCCGACGACAGGGCATATGTGCCTAGCAAGATGCGCCGCTTGACTTCGGGGCCGAAGCCCTGCTCGCGGCTTAGGGCGTACAGATCGTGAACCGTCGTCACATCCGGCGCGCGGTAGCCGTACCGCACACCGTCAAAGCGCGCCAGGTTAGCGCTGGCCTCGGCCATAGCGATGATGTAGTAGTCAGCGATGGCATAGTCGAGGTGTGGCAGCGACACTTCAACGAGCCTCGCGCCAAGCCGCTCATAGGCTTTGAGCGCCGTCCGAACGGCGGCTTCCACTTCAGCGTCCAGTCCGGCACCGAAGGCTTCCTGCGCTACCCCGATGCGCCAACCACGCAGGTCGGCGTCGCCGTCGTCAGAAAGCTCTGCTAGGTAGTCCGGGACCGGATGCAGCGAACTGGTGGCGTCGTGTTCGTCGTAGCCGGCCATGACGCCGAGCATGCGCGCCGCATCGCGGACGGTGCGCGTCATCGGGCCGATTTGGTCAAGTGACGAACCAAACGCGACCAATCCGTAACGCGATACGCGGCCGTAAGTCGGCTTGACGCCGACAATTCCGCAAAAGGCGGCCGGCTGCCGAATCGAGCCGCCGGTGTCGCTGCCGGTGGCCGCCAGACATAGCCCGGCCGCTACCGCCGCCGCGCTGCCGCCGCTCGAGCCACCAGGTACGCGGGTTGGGTCGAGCGGATGCCGTACGGGGCCGAACGCCGAGTTTTCATTTGACGACCCCATGGCGAACTCATCCAGATTCGCCTTGCCGACAATGACCGCACCGGCGGCTTCCAGTCGCGCCACGGCCGTCGCCGTGTAGGTCGCCGTATAGTTCGCCAGCATTCGGGAGGCGCAGGTCGTCCGCGTTCCGGCCAGACACTGGTTGTCCTTGACGACGATGGGCACACCCTCCAACGGCCGCAGCGGCTCGCCGGCGGCGATTCGCGCATCGGTCATCGCCGCCTGTTCCAGCGCCCGGTCGGGCAGCGTGGACAATAGCGCGTTGAGGTCGGGGTTGCGCTGTTCAATGGCCGCCAGCGCCGCCCGACAGACTTCGGTCGCCGAACAGTCGCGCGCCCGCAACGCCGCATGCAGGCGGTCAATGTCAAAATCAAGTAGATTCACCACGGTTACGCTAAAAAACGGTATGGTGTCGCCGACGACCAAGGTCGTCGGCCACGGCGACGGTAACTGGTCGCCTACGCGGTCGTCAATTTGACGACCGCCGTGATGAACCGGCGGTGCCGGTTTTCAGGCTTTCCAAACGGAGCAGCCCCCCATGCAACTCAGTGGACAGAACTTAACCCTGCAAAACGTCGTGGACGTAGCGCGCCGTACCTCAGTACAGGTGGAGATTGCGCCGGAGGCGCTTGCCCGCATGGCCGAAGCCCGCGCGGTTGTTGCGTCCATTGTGGCGCAGGGGCGCATCGTATACGGCGTCAATACGGGCTTCGGCAAGCTTTCTTCCGTCACCATCCCGCCGACGGCGTTGGCCGAGCTTCAGGTCAACTTGGTGCGTTCACATGCTTGCGGCGTTGGTCGTCCGCTTTCTGAAGCCGAAACGCGTGCGATGATGCTGCTGCGGGCGAATGTTTTGGCGCGTGGATTTTCCGGGGTGCGTCCAGTCGTTGTGGAGCGGCTGGTCGGCTTGCTCAACGCAGGCGTGCACCCAGTCATCCCAGAGAAAGGATCGGTCGGGGCCAGCGGCGATCTGGCCCCGTTGGCCCATCTGGCTCTTGTACTTATCGGGGAAGGCGAAGCCTTCTTTCGCGGCGAGCGGCTTCCCGGACACGTGGCACTGGCGCGGGCCGGTTTGGAGCCGCTGACGCTTGAAGCCAAGGAAGGGCTAGCGCTGCTCAATGGAACGCAGGCGATGTGCGCTGTCGGCGGGCTGGCGCTGGCGCGGTTGCTCGAACTAGCCGAACTAGCCGATGTCGCTGGGGCGCTGTCGCTTGACGCGCTACATGGTACGGCCGCGGCCTTCGACGCACGCATCCACGCCGCGCGGCCTCACAGCGGACAGATCGCCGTCGCTGCTCATTTGCGCGACTTGCTCGCCGGCAGCGAGATTCTAGCCTCGCACCGGGATTGCCCGCGCGTACAGGACGCCTACAGTCTGCGGTGTATGCCGCAGGTTCACGGCGCGGTGCGCGATGTCCTTGAATTTGCACGGCGGACGCTTGAAACCGAGTTCAACAGCGCCACCGACAACCCCCTCGTCTTTACGGACACCGGCGACGTGCTTTCCGGCGGCAACTTTCACGGTGCGCCCGTTGCGTTGGCGCTGGACGCCTGCGCCATAGCTGCCGCAACGTTAGGTGGCATCGCCGAGCGCCGCATTGAGCGCCTGCTCAACCCTGATTTGTCGGGGTTGCCGGCGTTTCTGGCGCGTCAGCCGGGTACGCAGTCGGGGCTGATGATGGCGCAAGTGACGGCGGCGGCGCTGTGTAATGAAAATATGGGACTGGCGCACCCCGCCTCGGTCGGATCCTTGCCGACGGGTGCGGCCAAGGAAGATTTTGTCTCCATGGGGATGACGGCGGCGCTCAAGCTCCGCACCGTCGCCGAAAACGTCGCTGACATTTTGGCGATTGAGTTACTGGCGGCGACGCAGGCGCTCCCGTTTTTGCGCCCGCGCCGAACCAGCCCACGGCTGCAACGAGTCGAGGAGGTTCTACTCGCCATCGTCCCGCCGCTGGAAGGCGACACGCCGCTGACGCCGTACATCGCCGCCATTCGAGAGCGGCTCAGCGAAGTTTTAGCCGCAGCAAACGCCACCCCGACACCGTAACTGTGAAGTGGACTTTCCGCACACGGCGGTGTTTACGGGGCGATGTCGCGCGCAATGGATAAAACGTCGCGTAACATGGCAGCGGCCGTCCCCACTGGGCCGTCCTCCATGCTGAACGCGGTTGTCCGCCCGAAGATGTCGCTCTGATAGACAATGCCGGCTTCCTGCATGCCAAGTCGCGCCAGCGGATGGTCGGCTGGAACGGCCGTCGGACGGACGCTTAGGGCGTAGCGGCCATCCGGGCCGCGTTCCGCCTTGGCCAGCAGAATCAAGCCGCCGCCGTTGCGCCGCGCCTGCCGGATGTCGTCGGGGGTGACGCGAGTGATGCCCTCTACGGCGATGTCGGTCAGGCGGGTCGGTTGGCGCAGGACAGCGTTAGCCAGAATGAGCAGCTTGTTAGCGGCGTCCCAGCCTTCAACGTCCAGCGTTGGGTCCGGCTCGGCGATTCCAATACGCTGCGCTTCCGCCAGCGCCTCGGCGTAGGTTTTCCCTTCGCCCATCAGTGTCAGCATGACCTGTGTGGTGCCATTGAGAACGGCTTCGATGGAGCGAATCTCCCCGCCGGCTAGGTCACGCCACCCGATGTTAACGCTTGGAAGCGCGCCGGCGACTGCACCGCTGAAACGCAGCCGCGGCCGCTGCGGATCGCCGGACCAGTCGCTCAGTCGGGCCAGTTCATCGAAGGCGACTACCAGGGCTCCCTTGCTGGCCATCACAACGTGCAGCCCCCGTTGCAGCGCCGTACGGACCAGATCGAGGCCCGGCTGTCCGGTGTGAATGTCCGTCGGCGTGGCTTCAAGGAGGAGATCGGCTACAAGTTCCCGAACCGCTGCCGCCATCTCCATGGACTGAATGTTGCCGCCGGCCAGCGCCGTCACGCCGCGCCGTGCGCGCTTGCAGGCGACGATGGCGGCTGTGTCCAGCCCGTGTTCGGAGGCGATACAGCCGGAGGAATCGGCGACAGCGACAAACTCAAGCGCCACACCGTAGCGTTTACGCAGCAGCGCCGTGCGCGCTGGAAGAATCTCTAGGAATGTGCGACCGATGTTGCCCAAACCGGTCAAGATGCAACGTAGCGTGCGTGTTTCCATCGAAATGCACCCTGTAGGTCACAGCGACGGCTGTGATTGACGTTTAGCGCGCCGGTTTGCTAGCTTCTCTGCTCACCGTTGCTCCTTTGGCGAGGCAAATGGGCGGTTAGTCTCAGTTGGTAGAGCACTCGCTTCACACGCGAGGGGTCACAGGTTCGAGTCCTGTACCGCCCACCACTTTCCCACTGTCTACGCTTCCCCGGCTTCCTTGCGCCAAGCAGCCGCCGCGCCGTAGGTCACCGCCGAACGAGTTGGCCGTTCCTGCCACTGTTCGTAGTAAAGTACCCGTCCCTCGGTCGGCCCGAACGCCGCCAGCGCATCGAGGTACGCCATCAGCGGCGGAAAACCGCAAACGCGCCGCGCGTCGCCGTCGCGCGCAATGTGGTCAAGAACGGCCTGACTGTCCCCGGCGGCGACGTGCTCAAGTAACTCGGCGTCGGCGCGTTCCAACGTTTGGGCTTGGGTTCGTGCGTCAAAGTCGTCGCCGAACTTTGGGCCGACGTGCGCCAAGTCGCCGCCGACCAGCAGCACCGTCCGATAGGGCGTCTCTGTTAGCGTTGTGCACAGGGCTTGAATAAACATTTCATAGTCGGCGCGCGCCTGCTCACGTTCGGCTTGATCCGTGGCGTAGAGTCCATGGAACGACGTACACAGAATTGGCGTCATCCGCACCGGCCGCGCGCTGCCAGAGGGCGCGTCAAAAAGATGCCGCAGGAACACGGCCTGAAACTCAATCGAGTGTTCCCGCCGGTGCGCCGTGTCGTCGGCGCTGATGGAAAAGCCGAGCCGCGCTTCCAGCCGGTCGAGGAAGTCACGGTCGCAGGGGAGCAGCCCTAGTGGCGTGTCGTAGTCCTTCCGCGACGCGATGAACAGCCCCTCGCCCCCATAATGGGACGTGCCAAGGACGACAAAATTGATCGGTTCGTCGGAAGGAACGGTTTCCGCCAATTGCTGAATGAGGCGATACGCCGGAGCGTAGGCGCGTTCCCCCACTCGCAAGTCAATGTGCGGCGCTACCACACCAACCAACCGCTCAATCGGCGGATGTCCCGCCGGCGCAGCGGGCGCATGCGCCAGAATGGTTTCCAACCGTTCACGGAGGGCGCTCGGCTCAGATGGGTAGCTCGCACCGGCATGAACCGCCGGACGCACGGTCGCTGCCCGAAACGCCGCCAGATGTTCGGCGGCGAAGGCGGCAAAGCGTGGGCTGTCCAACAGCAACCATTCATCAAGTTTTTCGATAATGGTGCGAATGTCACGGGCGGACCACCGCCCGCCGAAGCGCTGCGCCAAGATGTCCGGCAGTTCTGCGAGCGTCGCTCGCCCATCACAGGCAAGCAGCAGCGGTGCCAGATGGAGATCCAACGCGCAGCCTTCAATGAACCCCTGCGGGTCGTGGAGCAGCATCAGCCCTGCCTCCCTGTCAACGAAAAGTTGAAGGGGGCGTAGGCGCGGCCGGTCGAGCAAGCCAAACATGGTGTCTCCTCATCTCAAGTGGTTTGCATGGTCGCCAGGGAGTAGCGCACGCACTGTAGCACTTGTGTTTGCCCCGTGAACACGGTATGCCATAGACAAACTGCCGGTCATGGGCGGCGAAAATGGCTGGATTTTTGGAACTTTCAACATAGTTGCACGTGAACCTTTGTCAAACTGCGCCATCGCACGTTGCCTTACTAGGCGGGCGACTTTGTGCGTTGAGATTGTGAGTTGAGGAATAAACGCCGAATGTCCCATCCGATAAGCAGCGCCCTAACCTATCCTCTTCACACCGAGGTGCGGCGGGTCGTGACGGTTGACGCCGCCGGCGACCACGAACTGATCGCAGCGGTTCAGGCCGGAGACGAGCAGGCGTTTCAGGAACTCGTACGGCGCTACCGCAACCCAATTACGAACTTTCTCTTTCGGATGCTCGACGACTACGACCGCGCCGTAGAGTTGGCGCAGGAGACGTTCTTGCGCGTTTATGCCAATGCAGCGCGCTACCGAGCGACGTTTCATTTTTCCACCTACATTTACCGGATTGCGACCAATCTGGCGATCAGCGAACTACGGCAGCGCCGCCGGCGCAAACTTGTATCGCTGTTTACGCCGTGGTCGTGTCAACAAGACGACGAGGAAGAGTCACCGCTAGATATACCCGACGAGCGCCCGCTCCAAGACGCCGATCTGATTGAACGTGAGCGGCGGGCCGCCGTGGCGCGCGCGATTCAAACGCTGCCGGAAAAGTACCGTGCGGCGTTGGTGCTGCGTGACGTGGAAGGCCTGAGCTACGAGGAAATCGCCGGTGTCCTGAAGATTTCCGAGGGAACGGTGAAATCGCGCATCAATCGCGCTCGTGGGTTGTTACGCGACAAGCTGCGCGCCTACCTGTAGCGTTGCGCTGTCCGTAGGAGAGACCATTATGGCGAACTGCCACATCATCCGTCGTCAACTGGAAGCTGTTGAATATGACACGGACGCCTTGCCGCCGAACGCCGCTGACCATTTGACACAGTGCATAGACTGCCGAACCTTTGCCTCTCAGATGCAAGGTCTGCGGGCGTTGCTTGCGGATCAACCACGGGTGGCGCCGCCGGCGACCTTTGACGCTGAGATTCGGCTTCGTCTAAGCCGCGAGGCGCACCGCTTCCAAGACCCATGGCTGGCTTGGATACCAACGCCGGTGTTGGCGTCCATTGCGGCGGCTGTCGTTGTCGCGAGCGCCTTGGCCGTACGCTCCTCTATGCCATTGGCGCTCCAGACGCCGGCACCAACGATCACTGAAGCGCTGACCAAGCCCACCCTCCCTGACCAAACCTTGGCGACAACCCTTCGCGCCCAACTTGGTGCGACTACGCCGACAGCGCGCCCGGTGCTCCCCCCACGCGCCTTGCCAGCGGCAACGCGCTTGGGTCGCGCTGCTTCGGCGTCATTTCATCCATCGCCGCCGGCCGAGACCGCCGGCATGGTGGTTTTGTGGCGCGGACGGTCAGGTGAGCGCATTGTCCGCTTGCCCAAGGTTATCTACGGCGTGCAGCCCGTCGTTGAGCGCCGCGCCGCCTCTTCCAACGGTGAAGCGTCCGACGATTCCGTGTTTTAGGTGACCTGTCCGCTATGTCATATCGCGCGTGCGCGTTAGCTGCCGGTTGTCTGGTCGGCAGCGTGCTGTTCTTCGCTGTCGGACAGTCCCAAGTTGTGGAACGGCTGCGGAGTAACCCGCCAGCGCGCAAAGCCGATCCGACTGGCGTGGGACAGTGG
It encodes:
- a CDS encoding sigma-70 family RNA polymerase sigma factor; translated protein: MSHPISSALTYPLHTEVRRVVTVDAAGDHELIAAVQAGDEQAFQELVRRYRNPITNFLFRMLDDYDRAVELAQETFLRVYANAARYRATFHFSTYIYRIATNLAISELRQRRRRKLVSLFTPWSCQQDDEEESPLDIPDERPLQDADLIERERRAAVARAIQTLPEKYRAALVLRDVEGLSYEEIAGVLKISEGTVKSRINRARGLLRDKLRAYL
- a CDS encoding ATP-binding protein, which codes for MASKIRDCLNVAEFTPVDFSTPGWERDLLQRALLTYEFGDVLQRLSERLIIPTPAGHRASLLVGPPGSGKSFLLRLVHALAQFAGKPLGQVSQRLQEIHAQLGSRRWHIVSFYSGQVSRSDTTLAPLDYLARFLSYMLTTSTPPPDGVTPMVDDLLTACRSLPPTDGVVIVIDGLDDLLYERTPRTAGVVVGTLELLSRVSQQAPLCVYVSATDTLLDSARGRRLSAEQVSALLGRYVIEYLGENAIPALIGAHLLTKNARQRHAVTQVREQLQHKLPKLQLDEQRLINLYPLHPMAWDIGVRLRRYLSGFSFPAFALKAAERIRNRPAESLFTVDEMFDVLEPMLRSTPSLAHAFENYDQAVEAVIPRISQGQRLHTRMLLKAILMHSLAGIPATVADLTNGILFYDLYGQKPTYKLSAALLQQIKALAKNVIVTGDDPENREYRFPLHPGEALDSLVTAHARALSDNDPRINLALLASGSLLFEDFPVGFAQQGDKLWSLQCASLWHVIRQDALGIIWEPAQSHRSNDYQMRVHFPRRAGQADFDLEALRADDLGVHWLPGALDTDDVWALKRLVCLSDPTILGGGLPTDEVARRIVDEALQAGAALFRRKYLSEGRFVFRNGTVSDVPLPSRPAPWQMWEWLLPLTSPVSPEGMPEALSLDAALWIGHLVAPDRQRVEMCIPEDVDRALSELGAYYQAWRQRDLSKALETLSKAPQEETEIWEAIQVVRRFDRVAAHIRHALMRRSITEEMEEISFLFDSDFDALWRDRAILEAVYSYSQAQASCEAKLRYLNESFPTNNPTAERIRATFKLRGAPPWQLFYPNNRKQVDLTFGAFQPVYAEFYCLLHAGATQANVIEPLCTRLVSSSEWQNLEMLTQLSISRQDFLVDAINEISNLYQMVCNEPVEEILLTQPKCRCGFAPEEASRLRQAEERALKLVRRGLEIHREILRSQREEIRERLKRRRQQVSQETIRKIAALVGNDEMPLLDDDTIRVLNEILTE
- the hutH gene encoding histidine ammonia-lyase yields the protein MQLSGQNLTLQNVVDVARRTSVQVEIAPEALARMAEARAVVASIVAQGRIVYGVNTGFGKLSSVTIPPTALAELQVNLVRSHACGVGRPLSEAETRAMMLLRANVLARGFSGVRPVVVERLVGLLNAGVHPVIPEKGSVGASGDLAPLAHLALVLIGEGEAFFRGERLPGHVALARAGLEPLTLEAKEGLALLNGTQAMCAVGGLALARLLELAELADVAGALSLDALHGTAAAFDARIHAARPHSGQIAVAAHLRDLLAGSEILASHRDCPRVQDAYSLRCMPQVHGAVRDVLEFARRTLETEFNSATDNPLVFTDTGDVLSGGNFHGAPVALALDACAIAAATLGGIAERRIERLLNPDLSGLPAFLARQPGTQSGLMMAQVTAAALCNENMGLAHPASVGSLPTGAAKEDFVSMGMTAALKLRTVAENVADILAIELLAATQALPFLRPRRTSPRLQRVEEVLLAIVPPLEGDTPLTPYIAAIRERLSEVLAAANATPTP
- the gatA gene encoding Asp-tRNA(Asn)/Glu-tRNA(Gln) amidotransferase subunit GatA, which gives rise to MNLLDFDIDRLHAALRARDCSATEVCRAALAAIEQRNPDLNALLSTLPDRALEQAAMTDARIAAGEPLRPLEGVPIVVKDNQCLAGTRTTCASRMLANYTATYTATAVARLEAAGAVIVGKANLDEFAMGSSNENSAFGPVRHPLDPTRVPGGSSGGSAAAVAAGLCLAATGSDTGGSIRQPAAFCGIVGVKPTYGRVSRYGLVAFGSSLDQIGPMTRTVRDAARMLGVMAGYDEHDATSSLHPVPDYLAELSDDGDADLRGWRIGVAQEAFGAGLDAEVEAAVRTALKAYERLGARLVEVSLPHLDYAIADYYIIAMAEASANLARFDGVRYGYRAPDVTTVHDLYALSREQGFGPEVKRRILLGTYALSSGYYDAYYLKAQKVRTLLRRDFDRAFEQCEVIVTPTTPTPAFKLGEKTGDPLQMYLSDIYTVTLNLAGVPGMSLPCGKSVEGLPIGLQIIAPAFEESRMFRAGRMLERVLAL
- the amrB gene encoding AmmeMemoRadiSam system protein B; translated protein: MFGLLDRPRLRPLQLFVDREAGLMLLHDPQGFIEGCALDLHLAPLLLACDGRATLAELPDILAQRFGGRWSARDIRTIIEKLDEWLLLDSPRFAAFAAEHLAAFRAATVRPAVHAGASYPSEPSALRERLETILAHAPAAPAGHPPIERLVGVVAPHIDLRVGERAYAPAYRLIQQLAETVPSDEPINFVVLGTSHYGGEGLFIASRKDYDTPLGLLPCDRDFLDRLEARLGFSISADDTAHRREHSIEFQAVFLRHLFDAPSGSARPVRMTPILCTSFHGLYATDQAEREQARADYEMFIQALCTTLTETPYRTVLLVGGDLAHVGPKFGDDFDARTQAQTLERADAELLEHVAAGDSQAVLDHIARDGDARRVCGFPPLMAYLDALAAFGPTEGRVLYYEQWQERPTRSAVTYGAAAAWRKEAGEA
- a CDS encoding HEAT repeat domain-containing protein, which translates into the protein MSLRSKSESSVRRQSSVLLLSGLLAVTANAQSPLSVATGVAGGTVASGTAVGSPQPAKEETPEERGAALEAARIILAQGLTERNADRRREVVIALSLTRVENDPFPLLETAIADKDMHVQVAACATLAGLRDPRAVPLLRKALNSETPEVAFAAAKALYAHGNADGKQALLDIVAGERRAKSGYFSSQRRALFRSMKTPGGFFRLAFRYGIGFMPVPGLGMGLSSLAGLLADANLSGRAQAIAVLPPVKDAETVAMLREALTDEDWTVRAAAVHALAMSEQTVARRDLVPLFQDPKDAVRYRAAAAYLRLVTAVRARSSSGKLNPARQPTNRARSRS
- a CDS encoding homoserine dehydrogenase, yielding METRTLRCILTGLGNIGRTFLEILPARTALLRKRYGVALEFVAVADSSGCIASEHGLDTAAIVACKRARRGVTALAGGNIQSMEMAAAVRELVADLLLEATPTDIHTGQPGLDLVRTALQRGLHVVMASKGALVVAFDELARLSDWSGDPQRPRLRFSGAVAGALPSVNIGWRDLAGGEIRSIEAVLNGTTQVMLTLMGEGKTYAEALAEAQRIGIAEPDPTLDVEGWDAANKLLILANAVLRQPTRLTDIAVEGITRVTPDDIRQARRNGGGLILLAKAERGPDGRYALSVRPTAVPADHPLARLGMQEAGIVYQSDIFGRTTAFSMEDGPVGTAAAMLRDVLSIARDIAP